A genomic stretch from Streptococcus oralis includes:
- the mscL gene encoding large conductance mechanosensitive channel protein MscL — translation MLKDLKEFLLRGNVVDLAVGVIIASAFGAIVTSLVNDIITPLILNPALKAANVERIAELSWNGVGYGSFLSAVINFLVIGTVLFFVIKAVEKAQNLTKKEEPAEDTPAAPTELEVLQEIKALLEKK, via the coding sequence ATGTTAAAAGATCTTAAAGAATTTTTGCTTCGCGGTAATGTCGTTGACCTCGCTGTTGGTGTGATCATCGCCTCTGCTTTTGGTGCTATCGTTACTTCACTTGTAAATGACATCATCACTCCACTTATCTTGAACCCAGCTTTGAAAGCGGCGAACGTAGAACGTATCGCTGAACTTTCATGGAATGGTGTTGGTTACGGTAGCTTCTTGAGTGCTGTTATCAACTTCTTAGTGATTGGTACTGTTCTTTTCTTCGTTATCAAAGCTGTTGAAAAAGCTCAAAACCTTACTAAGAAAGAAGAGCCAGCTGAAGATACACCTGCTGCTCCAACTGAACTTGAAGTCCTTCAAGAAATCAAAGCTCTTCTTGAGAAAAAATAA
- the hemH gene encoding ferrochelatase has protein sequence MKKAILMMTFGSPEEITFESVADFFTNIRRGVRPEDHEIQTLYDNYVRIGGTPLQRITREEVSLVKERLGEEYGIYFANKFSRPFIPDVIKQMEADGVEECICLILEPHYSFYSVMGYEKFLESQQIRFLVIKDWYQQQSLLDFWTDEISKILRNDVGEESFKVIFSAHSVPIFALDFGDPYIDQIFDNSKLIAEQLSLTADQYTNTWQSESDIGIPWIKPDVLEYLREQKQHPEHYIFVPISFISEHIEVLFDNDVECYELCRELGVTYHRPPMPNTDSRLIDALVDTIRANEHKEFKEFLPEEETFDELAPSATTKDIMEETDDLQMPEFVKKLIEKKGRENVKMPYLIKKMLEKAGKLPKE, from the coding sequence ATGAAAAAAGCAATTTTAATGATGACATTCGGTTCACCAGAAGAGATTACCTTTGAGAGTGTGGCGGATTTTTTTACCAATATTCGTCGTGGAGTTAGACCCGAAGATCACGAGATTCAGACTCTCTATGACAACTATGTTCGTATAGGTGGAACACCGCTTCAGAGGATTACACGTGAGGAGGTCAGTCTAGTCAAGGAACGGTTAGGAGAAGAGTATGGCATCTACTTTGCCAACAAATTTTCTCGGCCCTTTATCCCTGATGTGATCAAGCAGATGGAGGCTGATGGTGTTGAAGAGTGTATTTGTTTGATTTTAGAACCACATTATTCCTTCTACTCGGTTATGGGGTATGAGAAGTTTCTGGAAAGTCAGCAGATCCGGTTTTTAGTCATTAAGGATTGGTATCAGCAACAGTCTTTGCTGGACTTTTGGACAGATGAGATTAGCAAAATTTTACGAAACGATGTGGGAGAAGAGTCCTTTAAGGTAATCTTCTCAGCTCACAGTGTTCCAATTTTTGCCTTGGACTTTGGAGATCCTTATATCGATCAGATTTTTGATAATAGCAAGTTGATAGCAGAGCAACTCAGTCTAACAGCCGACCAGTATACCAATACTTGGCAGAGCGAGAGTGATATTGGAATCCCTTGGATTAAGCCAGATGTCTTAGAATATTTGCGAGAACAAAAGCAACATCCAGAGCATTATATCTTTGTCCCGATTAGCTTTATCAGTGAACATATCGAAGTTCTTTTTGATAATGATGTAGAATGTTATGAATTATGTCGAGAATTAGGTGTAACCTATCATCGTCCACCTATGCCAAACACAGACTCTCGTTTAATTGACGCTTTAGTTGATACTATAAGAGCCAATGAGCACAAAGAATTTAAGGAATTTCTCCCAGAAGAAGAAACCTTTGACGAGCTAGCTCCGTCAGCTACCACTAAGGATATTATGGAGGAGACGGACGACCTCCAAATGCCAGAATTTGTCAAAAAACTGATTGAGAAAAAAGGCCGTGAAAATGTGAAGATGCCTTACTTAATTAAGAAAATGCTCGAAAAGGCTGGTAAATTGCCGAAAGAGTAA
- the pepT gene encoding peptidase T, with the protein MNYPNLLERFLTYVKVNTRSDEHSTTTPSTQSQVDFATNVLIPEMKRVGLQNVYYLPNGFAIGTLPANDPSLTRKIGFISHMDTADFNAEGVNPQVIENYDGGAIDLGDSGFKLDPADFKSLEKYPGQTLITTDGTTLLGADDKSGIAEIMTAIEYLTAHPEIKHCEIRVGFGPDEEIGVGANNFDAEDFDVDFAYTVDGGPLGELQYETFSAAAAELHFQGRNVHPGTAKGQMVNALQLAIDFHNQLPESDRPELTDGYQGFYHLMDVSGSVEEARASYIIRDFEKDTFETRKAAMQVIADKMNQELGNDRVTLTLTDQYYNMKEVIEKDMTPVTIAKAVMEDLGITPIIEPIRGGTDGSKISFMGIPTPNIFAGGENMHGRFEYVSLQTMERAVDTIIGIVSYKD; encoded by the coding sequence ATGAATTACCCGAACCTTTTAGAACGTTTTTTGACCTACGTTAAGGTCAATACGCGTTCTGATGAACACTCTACTACTACTCCAAGTACGCAAAGTCAGGTAGATTTTGCGACCAACGTTCTTATTCCTGAAATGAAACGTGTTGGTTTGCAAAATGTCTACTACTTACCAAATGGTTTTGCTATTGGAACCTTACCAGCTAATGATCCCAGCTTGACACGCAAGATTGGCTTCATCTCCCACATGGACACTGCTGACTTTAATGCTGAGGGAGTTAATCCGCAAGTCATCGAAAATTACGATGGTGGAGCTATCGACTTAGGTGATTCTGGATTTAAACTCGATCCTGCTGATTTCAAGAGCCTTGAGAAATATCCAGGACAAACACTCATCACAACAGATGGAACGACCTTGCTAGGTGCTGATGACAAGTCTGGTATTGCTGAGATTATGACTGCTATTGAATATCTGACTGCTCATCCCGAAATCAAACACTGTGAGATTCGAGTTGGTTTTGGACCAGATGAAGAAATCGGTGTTGGAGCTAACAATTTTGATGCTGAAGACTTTGACGTTGACTTTGCCTATACTGTTGATGGTGGCCCACTAGGGGAGCTTCAGTACGAGACTTTCTCAGCAGCTGCTGCTGAATTGCATTTCCAAGGCCGCAATGTCCACCCTGGTACTGCTAAAGGTCAAATGGTCAATGCTCTCCAGCTAGCAATTGATTTTCATAATCAACTTCCAGAGAGTGACCGACCTGAACTGACAGATGGCTACCAAGGTTTCTATCATCTTATGGATGTGTCAGGTAGTGTCGAGGAGGCGCGTGCAAGCTACATCATTCGCGATTTTGAAAAGGATACCTTTGAAACACGTAAAGCAGCTATGCAAGTCATCGCTGACAAGATGAATCAAGAGCTTGGGAATGATCGCGTGACTTTAACTCTGACAGACCAGTACTACAATATGAAGGAAGTCATTGAGAAAGACATGACGCCTGTTACCATTGCTAAGGCTGTTATGGAAGATTTAGGTATCACGCCAATTATCGAACCAATCCGTGGTGGAACAGATGGCTCTAAGATTTCCTTTATGGGAATCCCAACTCCAAATATCTTTGCTGGTGGTGAAAACATGCATGGACGTTTTGAATACGTGAGCCTTCAGACTATGGAGCGTGCGGTGGATACCATCATTGGCATTGTATCTTATAAAGACTAA